The Phocoena sinus isolate mPhoSin1 chromosome 17, mPhoSin1.pri, whole genome shotgun sequence genome contains a region encoding:
- the ERICH5 gene encoding LOW QUALITY PROTEIN: glutamate-rich protein 5 (The sequence of the model RefSeq protein was modified relative to this genomic sequence to represent the inferred CDS: deleted 2 bases in 1 codon) yields the protein MGCSSSALNKAGDGIRPRSVTSNMYFSTTEESESCSVQPKPRTLGRESTLYGKVQNESLPRLEKLKISAVSTANGVKSLHEQPLAKDTADPPGSTEEIQPLKGLKESGSPQPGGKDDTPGAGEKKKDVEAMTEAQPFKGNTETEALGAEAKSQPLRTVGERDSPGAVEGTENPQAAGEMTPLGTAEKIPPLEAARELQSQEAMGTDEQSQLPETVPKETESPEILEGSQLVETAEKQQLQETLGEDDQSQLLEMIPRENGTPEVSDRSQLMETAVKDDSLHKTPEGPGNMEQIQPERIVGNMEHPAEILETGANVETVRNIHANEEDQHVEGETGEKVETDVENEKVSEGAETKEEETGEAVGLSAAPYIGMDGRVNGHNVL from the exons taacttcaaatatgtatttttcaacCACAGAAGAAAGTGAGTCCTGCTCTGTCCAACCAAAACCACGTACACTGGGAAGAGAATCTACTTTATATGGCAAGGTACAAAACGAAAGCCTTCCTCGACTAGAAAAGCTCAAGATTTCAGCTGTGTCTACAGCTAATGGTGTTAAATCCCTCCATGAACAGCCCCTGGCAAAGGACACTGCAGACCCACCAGGATCCACAGAGGAAATTCAGCCTCTTAAGGGACTGAAGGAGTCTGGGTCACCTCAGCCAGGTGGCAAAGATGATACTCCAGgagcaggagaaaagaagaaggacGTGGAAGCAATGACAGAGGCTCAGCCTTTTAAAGGAAACACTGAGACCGAAGCTTTAGGAGCAGAAGCCAAGAGTCAACCTTTGAGGACAGTGGGAGAGAGGGACTCTCCTGGAGCAGTGGAAGGTACTGAGAATCCACAAGCTGCCGGAGAGATGACACCCCTAGGAACAGCTGAGAAAATTCCACCTCTGGAAGCAGCTAGAGAGCTACAATCTCAAGAAGCTATGGGGACGGATGAACAGTCCCAACTCCCAGAAACAGTTCCCAAGGAGACGGAATCTCCAGAAATATTGGAAGGAAGTCAGCTTGTGGAAACAGCTGAAAAGCAGCAACTTCAAGAAACACTGGGAGAAGATGACCAGTCCCAACTTCTAGAGATGATTCCCAGAGAGAATGGAACACCAGAAGTATCAGACAGAAGCCAGCTTATGGAAACAGCTGTCAAGGATGATTCGCTCCATAAAACTCCTGAAGGTCCAGGAAACATGGAGCAGATCCAACCTGAAAGAATAGTTGGAAACATGGAACATCCAGCGGAAATTCTAGAGACAGGGGCAAATGTGGAAACGGTTAGGAATATTCATGCTAACGAAGAGGACCAACACGTTGAAG GTGAAACAGGAGAAAAGGTTGAAACAGATGTGGAGAATGAGAAAGTAAGTGAAGGGgctgaaacaaaagaagaagaaacaggagaaGCTGTGGGTCTTTCAGCAGCCCCGTATATAGGTATG GATGGACGGGTGAACGGACACAACGTATTATAA